Genomic segment of Aquipuribacter hungaricus:
GGCGGGCACCCTCAGCCGCGCTCGGGGCGCTCGGTCGAGCCGTCGCCCAGGGCGTCGGCGGGGGCCCCGAAGGCCTCGTCGCGGAAGGCCGCCCCGAGGCCGTCACCGGCTGGAGCGTCGTCCTCGTCGTCGTCCTCGTCGTCGTCCTCGTCGACCACGCGGGGCGCCTTGTACGGGTCGGCGTCGCCGGCCGGCTGGGCGCCGACCGCGGCGGCGGCGATCTCGGCGTCCCGGGCGCGGGCCGCGGCGAGCACGTCGTCGATCCGGCTGGCCGCCTCGGGCACGCCGTCCAGGACGAACTCGAGGGTCGGGGTGAGCCGCATCCCGGTCTGCTTGCCCACCTCGGCACGCAGCAGCCCGCGGGCGGACTCCAGCGCGGCGGCGGTGCCCTCGCGCTCCTCGTCCCCGCCGTAGACGGTCCAGAAGACGGTGGCGTGCTGCAGGTCGTTGGTCACCCGGGCGTCGGTGAGGGTGACGAAGCCGAGGCGGGGGTCCTTCACGCGCTTGTCGAGCGTCTCGGCGACGACGACCTTGATGCGGTCGGCGAGCCGTCGGGCGCGGGCGGGGTCAGCCATGTCTGCCTCCTCGTGGGTGGTGCCTGGGACGGACGGCGCCGCCGGGGAGCTCCCCGGCGGCGCCGTCCGTCTGTCGGTGGTGCAGGCCTCGCGGCCGTCGTGCGTCGACCTCAGGCGCGCGGCTTCTCGCGCATCTCGAAGGTCTCGACCACGTCGTCGGGCTGGATGTCGTTGAACGACCCCAGGCCGATACCGCACTCGTAGCCCTCACGGACCTCGGTCGCGTCGTCCTTGAACCGGCGCAGCGACTCGATCTTGAGGTTGTCGCCGATGACGACACCGTCGCGGGTGAGGCGGGCGCTGGTGTTGCGACGGATGAGGCCGGACCGGACCAGCGCACCGGCGATGTTGCCGAACTTGCTGGAGCGGAACACCTCGCGGATCTCCGCGGTGCCGAGCTGGACCTCTTCGTACTCGGGCTTCAGCAGGCCCTTGAGGCCCTGCTCCACGTCCTCGATCGCCGCGTAGATGACCGAGTAGTAGCGCATGTCGACGCCCTCGCGGTCGGCCAGCTGGGTCGCCGGGCCGTCCGGTCGGACGTTGAAGCCGATGATGATCGCGTTGGACGCGCTGGCCAGCATGACGTTGGTGCGGGTGATGGCACCCACGCCGCGGTCGATGATGCGCAGCTGCACGTCGTCGCCCACGTCGAGCTGGACCAGGGCCTCCTCCAGCGCCTCGACCGAGCCGGAGACGTCGCCCTTGAGGATGAGGTTGAGCGTCTCGACCTTGCCGGCCTGCAGGGCCTGGGTGAAGTCCTCCAGCGTGATGCGCTTGCGGGCCTTGGCCAGCACCGCGTTGCGCTCCACCGCCTGGCGCTTCTCGGCGATCTGGCGGGCGGTGCGGTCGTCGGGCGCCACGAGGAACGAGTCGCCGGCGCCGGGCACGCTGGTCAGGCCGAGGACCTGGACCGGGCGTGCCGGGAGCGCCTCGGGCAGCGCACCGCCGTGCTCGTCGAACATGGCGCGCACGCGGCCGTACGCCGTGCCGGCGACGATCGCGTCACCGACGCGCAGCGTGCCGGACTGGACGAGGACGGTGGCGACGGGGCCGCGGCCCTTGTCGAGGTTGGCCTCGATGGAGACACCGCGGGCGTCCTTGTCGGCCCGGGCCCGCAGGTCCAGCGCCGCGTCCGCGGTGAGGAGCACCGCGTCCAGCAGCTCGTCGATGCCGACGCGCTGGAGCGCGGAGACCTCGACGAACATCGTGTTGCCGCCGTAGTCCTCGCTCACCAGCCCGTACTCGGCGAGCTGGCCCTTGACCTTGTCCGGGTTGGCGCCGGCGCGGTCGATCTTGTTGACCGCGACGACCACCGGGACGTCGGCGGCGAGGGCGTGGTTGAGCGCCTCCACCGTCTGCGGCATGACGCCGTCGTCCGCGGCGACCACGAGGATCGCGATGTCGGTGACCTTGGCACCACGGGCACGCATGGCCGTGAAGGCCTCGTGGCCCGGGGTGTCGATGAACGTGATCGCCCGGTCGATGTCCTCGTGCACGTGGCGCACCTGGTAGGCGCCGATGTGCTGGGTGATGCCGCCGGACTCGC
This window contains:
- the infB gene encoding translation initiation factor IF-2 codes for the protein GGGPSGPGGPGGAPGGPGGPGRMPTSGGFGKGSRGRGGTQGAFGRGGGRPVRARKSKRAKRQEFDNMSAPTMGGFDVPRGDGTTVVRLRRGSSLTDFADKIDANPGSLVRVLFGLGEMATATQSLDEDTFLLIGTELGYDVQIVSPEDEDRELLSGFDIDLDEEDDEEYVVARPPVVTVMGHVDHGKTKLLDAIRQTDVVAGESGGITQHIGAYQVRHVHEDIDRAITFIDTPGHEAFTAMRARGAKVTDIAILVVAADDGVMPQTVEALNHALAADVPVVVAVNKIDRAGANPDKVKGQLAEYGLVSEDYGGNTMFVEVSALQRVGIDELLDAVLLTADAALDLRARADKDARGVSIEANLDKGRGPVATVLVQSGTLRVGDAIVAGTAYGRVRAMFDEHGGALPEALPARPVQVLGLTSVPGAGDSFLVAPDDRTARQIAEKRQAVERNAVLAKARKRITLEDFTQALQAGKVETLNLILKGDVSGSVEALEEALVQLDVGDDVQLRIIDRGVGAITRTNVMLASASNAIIIGFNVRPDGPATQLADREGVDMRYYSVIYAAIEDVEQGLKGLLKPEYEEVQLGTAEIREVFRSSKFGNIAGALVRSGLIRRNTSARLTRDGVVIGDNLKIESLRRFKDDATEVREGYECGIGLGSFNDIQPDDVVETFEMREKPRA
- the rbfA gene encoding 30S ribosome-binding factor RbfA, which encodes MADPARARRLADRIKVVVAETLDKRVKDPRLGFVTLTDARVTNDLQHATVFWTVYGGDEEREGTAAALESARGLLRAEVGKQTGMRLTPTLEFVLDGVPEAASRIDDVLAAARARDAEIAAAAVGAQPAGDADPYKAPRVVDEDDDEDDDEDDAPAGDGLGAAFRDEAFGAPADALGDGSTERPERG